The DNA sequence GTCTCGTCGGGCAGCGCCTTCCAGGAGCCCGCGTCCTCCGGCTTTGGCCCGTGCACCCGCGGCGGCTCCTCCCCGTCCATGGCGCGCCTGCAGTGGAGGTGATCGATCGTCTCGTCCGGCTCGAGCGCGCGGCACTGGTCGTAGAGGCGGTCGAGGGCGACCTGGAGGAGGATGCGGAAGTCCTGGAGGTCCCTCGCCATGCACGCGCCCTGGAACCTGGCGTCCCCGTCGACCACGTCCCGGAGGCAGAAGAACGGCCCCCAGGAGTCGACGCCGCGCCGCCCGACGGCGTCCTCCGGGAGCGCGATCTCCACCTCCCCGGCCGCGGCCTTGCGGACCCGCGGGGCGATGGTCTCGAGCAGGTACCGCCGCGCGTCGTGCATGCCGAGGTAGAAGTCGAAGACGCGGAACTGGCGGTCGAAGAAGCCGAAGAAGTTGAACAGGAGTCCGCTCGCGGAGGGCAGATCGCGGAACGTGATCTCGAGCTGATCGCGGATGTGGGGGTTCTCGTCGACGAGGGTGTAGAGCTCCTTGGCCTGGGCCGCGCGGACGTACTCCTGGGAGTAGGCGCCGAACGCCGGGAAGAGCGCCTCGATGTGCTCCGTCGACTTCTCGCGGGTCGCCTCCGGGTACGAGGTGTGCTCCGAGTCCAGGTACAGGAAGAGCACGTCCGCGGGGAGCGTCCCGCTGCGCAGGTCGGGCATGGGCCGCCACTGGGCGCCCGGGGACTCGCCGCGGCTCTCGAAAAGGCCCGCGCGCGCGGTGCGGTGCGCGAGTCCGATGGGGTTGCGATCGAACATGCTGCCGTCCATGAAGTCGGTCTTGTACCGGGGCTCCGGGCAGTCGCGGAACGCCGCCAGGTACTCGGGATCCCGGATCTCCGGGCTCGTCATGCAGAAGCCGACCTTCTGCGGCGGGAACGCGAGCGGGAACGCCGAGGAGGCGAACATGATCTGCTTGACCACGGCGAAGTCCGCCGCGGCCGATCGGGCGCTCGAGACGTTCGGCTCGGCGAACGGCAGGAGCGGCTGCTCCACCCCCCACGTCTGGTCGACGTAGTTCGTCACCAGCGGGGCGGCGTCCTTGCCCCGGCCGCGGACCCGGAACACGAACTTCTCCTCCTGCCGCGGAACGGCGAGCCCTTCGCCGACGCCCACCGACCTGCCCACGACGCGGGTGGCCGCCGCCCCGACGACGATGTCGAGGGACCTCTCGAACCCTTCCACCCACTCGTCCTCGAGCCGCTCGGACATCTTCTCCATCGCCCGGCGCGAGGAGAGCGCCAGCGGCGGGGCGTTGTCGACGTCGATGAGATCGTCGTAGCGGAGCGTGGTCCACGACGAAAAGAACAGGCTCTCCCGGGGGTCGGGCTCGGGCGGGTTGCCCAGGGCGATGAGCGCGATGATCGAGTTGATCGTCCCGGCGGAAGAGCCGGTCAGGATCTTGGGCTGGAACAGGTCCGGGTTGAGCTTGATGGCCTCGGTGAGGTAGTAGAGGAACCCGGCCTGGTAGCCTCCGAGGGACACGCCGCCGCTCGCCGTGATGGAGAGCGGGATCGGGAGGGCCGGTGCCGGCGGCTCGGGCGCTTCCGGTGCTTCCGGCGCTTCCGGCGCCGCCTCCTGGGAGGCCACCTGCAAGGGCGCCGCCGCGAGCGCCGCACAGAGGATGGCGGCGAGCCGGGTCCTTCGTTTCATGGCTGGAAATTGTTTCACATCCACCTGTGAAAGAGGAAGAAAAACCGCTCGATGAGCCGCTTCCACAGCGGGCGCGCGCGCCACGTCTCTCGCGCCAGCTCGACGCAGCGCGTCTCGTCGCGCTCGAAGATCTCGCGAAGCTCCGTCGCGAACTCCGCCTCCGGGACGATGACGTTCACCTCGAGGTTCATCGACCACGAGCGGTGATCGAGGTTGAAGCTGCCGACGGTCGCCCACTCGTCGTCGATCACGGCGGTCTTGGCGTGGAGCATCGCGCCCTGCCAGCGGAAGACGCGCAGCCCCGATCTCAGGGCGTGGCCCAGGAGCGCCTGGCTCGCGAGCTGCGCCGGGAGGATGTCCCCGTCGGCCGGGACCATGACACGCACGTCGACGCCGCGCCGCACCGCGTTGCGCAGGGCTCGCCGAAGGCCCCGGTCCGGGATGAAGTACGCGTTCGCGATGTAGACGTACCGCTTCGCGTGCTTGATGGCGCGAAGGTACGCGGAGCGAATGGGGCGGCGCTTCTTGCGCTCGCTCGAGCCGACGATGCTCACGTGCGTGTCGCCGACCGCCTCGGCGCCCTGCGAGAACAGCCTGGGGTTCGGCGCGAGGCCCGTGCGGCTCAGCCACGTCGCCAGCGCGAGGCGGGAGAGGGTCGTCACCGCCGGCCCCTCGATCCGGACGTGGATGTCGTGCCATC is a window from the Pseudomonadota bacterium genome containing:
- a CDS encoding patatin-like phospholipase family protein; the protein is MKRRTRLAAILCAALAAAPLQVASQEAAPEAPEAPEAPEPPAPALPIPLSITASGGVSLGGYQAGFLYYLTEAIKLNPDLFQPKILTGSSAGTINSIIALIALGNPPEPDPRESLFFSSWTTLRYDDLIDVDNAPPLALSSRRAMEKMSERLEDEWVEGFERSLDIVVGAAATRVVGRSVGVGEGLAVPRQEEKFVFRVRGRGKDAAPLVTNYVDQTWGVEQPLLPFAEPNVSSARSAAADFAVVKQIMFASSAFPLAFPPQKVGFCMTSPEIRDPEYLAAFRDCPEPRYKTDFMDGSMFDRNPIGLAHRTARAGLFESRGESPGAQWRPMPDLRSGTLPADVLFLYLDSEHTSYPEATREKSTEHIEALFPAFGAYSQEYVRAAQAKELYTLVDENPHIRDQLEITFRDLPSASGLLFNFFGFFDRQFRVFDFYLGMHDARRYLLETIAPRVRKAAAGEVEIALPEDAVGRRGVDSWGPFFCLRDVVDGDARFQGACMARDLQDFRILLQVALDRLYDQCRALEPDETIDHLHCRRAMDGEEPPRVHGPKPEDAGSWKALPDETSFQHTLRLLQEYDFWFRDLGLDRDESWLAMSAIREELAGDLDALVKKLPPRERMILRTFGKPALNFFKYQPPQAIIYLAAGMGTEVGTSLTGRLVPTRWVRFNLALQTRGLSQLISPAKNVWAFTPLLGLELEIPQLSNAAFQFRLGARVGFQFSTGDRFRQRDCDFGDFDDDAAQCSAPLGQALVVLSFYERIRVQGGLEWFPYFFSPMSDRNENAWNGFIEVGWQWISPF
- a CDS encoding phospholipase D-like domain-containing protein, coding for MPTMGDGGHLSPETAVPGNRVTLLEDGEEAYPAMLEAIASARQTILMDSYIFNDDKAGRLFADALAERAGAGVQVHLTVDGVGTINVPDEFFADLARSNVAVLEYRPVAPWRLGWGLLRRNHRKLLVVDGRIGFVGGINIGDNWLPQRLGGRGWHDIHVRIEGPAVTTLSRLALATWLSRTGLAPNPRLFSQGAEAVGDTHVSIVGSSERKKRRPIRSAYLRAIKHAKRYVYIANAYFIPDRGLRRALRNAVRRGVDVRVMVPADGDILPAQLASQALLGHALRSGLRVFRWQGAMLHAKTAVIDDEWATVGSFNLDHRSWSMNLEVNVIVPEAEFATELREIFERDETRCVELARETWRARPLWKRLIERFFFLFHRWM